A single genomic interval of Cyanobacteria bacterium GSL.Bin1 harbors:
- a CDS encoding DUF948 domain-containing protein: MSDPIFWLALSLFLVAISLTAVLVAAFPAFLELARVARSAEKLFDTLEKELPSTLDAIRLTGEEVAELTNEVNTGVKNASQVAKQLDRGVTTAKNQAQGVRKQTRGVITGVRVAWKTWRGTQ; the protein is encoded by the coding sequence ATGAGTGACCCAATATTTTGGCTGGCATTGTCCTTATTTTTAGTTGCCATTAGTCTCACCGCCGTGCTAGTCGCGGCGTTTCCGGCTTTTTTGGAACTAGCGCGAGTCGCTCGTAGTGCAGAAAAATTGTTTGATACGTTAGAAAAAGAACTCCCGTCAACCTTAGACGCTATTCGTCTCACCGGTGAAGAAGTAGCGGAACTGACAAATGAAGTGAATACGGGGGTGAAAAATGCATCTCAAGTGGCAAAACAGCTCGATCGCGGTGTGACAACGGCTAAAAATCAAGCGCAAGGGGTGAGAAAGCAAACCCGAGGAGTGATTACAGGCGTGAGAGTGGCTTGGAAAACGTGGCGCGGAACGCAGTAG